The following is a genomic window from Acidobacteriota bacterium.
GCTCGAGGGCGTGCGGCACCAGGTCGATGACGGCGGCGAGCGAGTGCTGCGCTGCCTTGGGATTTCCCGGCAAGTTCACGATGAGCGACCGGCCGAGGGTACCGCAGACGCCGCGGCTGAGTGCGGCAAACTTCGTCTGCTTCGCGCCTTGCGCGCGCATGCGCTCGGCCATGCCTTCGACGATGCGCTCACAGACGGCCCGCGTGGCTTCCGGCGTGACGTCGCGCGCGGCGATGCCGGTGCCGCCCGTCGTGACCACCAGTTGCGCCTTTGCCGCCAGGCGGCGCAGCGCGTGCTCGATCTTCGGCTGGTCGTCAGAGACCGCGCCGGTGGTGACCACGGCAAACCCTTTTTTCTTGAGGAGCGCCGCGACCGCCGGCCCGGAAAGGTCTTTGCGCTCGCCGCGATGGGTAGAGTCGGAGATGGTGAGGACGGCGGCGGAAGTGGAAGGGGTTTTCAATCGAGTGGGTTACTCGAAACTCGAAACTCGCAACTCGCAACTCAAAACTCAGGCCTCTAAGACGTTTTCTTCGTGATCGCGATTGGCTTCGTCGAGCAGGCGAAGGCCTTCCATCAGCAGGCCCTGAGTGGAGCGGGTGCAGGTCTGCTCGTCTGAGCGTCCGGTGAAATCGATCTGAAAGTTGCCGTTGGCCCAGGCCAGCGCCTTGTAGACGGCGTCGTCACCCTTCACCGCGCCGTAAG
Proteins encoded in this region:
- a CDS encoding MogA/MoaB family molybdenum cofactor biosynthesis protein translates to MKTPSTSAAVLTISDSTHRGERKDLSGPAVAALLKKKGFAVVTTGAVSDDQPKIEHALRRLAAKAQLVVTTGGTGIAARDVTPEATRAVCERIVEGMAERMRAQGAKQTKFAALSRGVCGTLGRSLIVNLPGNPKAAQHSLAAVIDLVPHALE